From the Patagioenas fasciata isolate bPatFas1 chromosome 19 unlocalized genomic scaffold, bPatFas1.hap1 SUPER_19_unloc_2, whole genome shotgun sequence genome, one window contains:
- the LOC139826664 gene encoding uncharacterized protein produces the protein MARQLFLQPHLSPTIEKLERYEFAKIWASTSYHLSLQLALHQAVCIPGIGTFAVVRKRVALSEQDLVIVERPVFRPDKAVVQDYELRYGCKDFPGHQDFEQLPYAEIASENAVSEGTVQLYMERTTHLFHAYLENRKNVAIIWRDVGMLIAEGKEIKKRFYLHFLERLNGTGKMLQALLEMPEMRDSVISRHDTAASQTSSGRVIVLPWCQLETVPKMPTLIDLTGRVQGKEDAAEKRLLRRTRLPPNRLPALTVKPEQGQKAEGSEPRARQLPVIQRSCLKEKEEKGKLPPLLAPREVDFIARAIERREKNKWEKKEEQLPPYIQKYLEEQEEKETELAEAEAEEEMPNVEGNGEKPKEMQRSQESSSPECSSDSSSSSVESDESSCDLLEMNMEGWEEAGEEPPSVPEDNSVPQKRSLSPRTDRALREVVTCILGQVARKRRGERDEQLDLQDKLQW, from the exons atggcaagacagctcttcttgcagcctcacctgagcccaactattgagaagctcgagcgttatg agttcgctaagatttgggccagcacatcgtatcacctcagcctgcagctggctctccaccag gctgtctgcattcccggaatcgggacttttgcggttgtcagaaagcgagtagccctcagcgagcaggatctggtgatcgtggagagacccgtgtttcgacctgacaaggctgttgtgcaggactatgagctccgctatggttgcaaagacttccctg gccatcaagatttcgaacaactgccgtatgctgagatagcctcagagaacgctgtctctgagggcaccgtgcagctctacatggaaaggaccacgcaccttttccatgcctacctagagaacaggaagaacgttgccatcatctggagggacgtgggcatgctgattgccgagggaaaagagataaaaaagagattttacttacactttttggaaaggctgaatggcactggcaagatgctgcaagctcttctcgag atgccggagatgagggactcagtcatctcacgccatgacaccgctgcttcccagacctcctctggacgtgttatcgtcctgccatg gtgccaacttgagaccgtgcctaaGATGCCAACGCTGATAGACCTGACGGGACGTGtgcagggaaaag aggatgctgccgagaagcgcctcctccgtcgaaccaggcttcctccaaatcggttacctgcactgactgtgaagccggagcagggtcagaaagctgaggggagtgagcctcgcgccag gcagctaccggtcatccagaggagctgcttgaaggaaaaggaggagaaaggaaagctaccgcctctgcttgcacccagagaagtggacttcatagccagagccattgagaggagagaaaag aataaatgggagaagaaggaggagcagcttccaccgtatatccagaaatacctggaagaacaggaagagaaggaaacagagctggcagaggccgaggcagaagaggagatgcccaatgtggaaggaaatggagaaaagccaaaggagatgcagaggagccag gaatccagctcccccgagtgctcctcagacagctcctcgagcagcgtggagtcagacgagtccagctgtgacctgctggagatgaacatggagggctgggaagaggccggagaagagccccccagcgtccctgaggacaacagcgtcccccagaagcg gagcctttccccacggacagaccgggccctgcgggaggtggtgacctgcatcctggggcaggtggcccgcaagagaagaggggagagggatgagcagctggatctgcaggacaagctccagtggtaa
- the LOC139826678 gene encoding S-adenosyl-L-methionine-dependent tRNA 4-demethylwyosine synthase TYW1-like isoform X4 produces the protein MGLRLAQQRFARGLAEAVISLCLPVEVISMGDYDPEETTGRNVCVFLVATYTDGQPTESAAWFCKGLEEAARDFRFGKTYLKGLRYAVFGLGNAVYVDHYNTAFDTCRFCQCFRPLQLPQDL, from the exons atgggtctcagactggcacagcaaag gtttgccagaggtctggctgaagccgttatCTCACTTTGcttgcctgtggaagtcatcagcatgggagattatgatccagaggag acaaccggcaggaacgtttgtgtgttcttggtagctacgtacactgacgggcagccaaccgagagtgcagcgtggttctgcaaggggttagaagaggcagcgcgtgactttcgctttgggaaaacgtatctgaaaggcctgagatacgctgtgtttggcttgggaaatgcggtttatgtcgatcattacaacact gcttttgacacttgtagattctgccaatgtttccgaccgctgcagctcccccaagatctctga
- the LOC139826678 gene encoding S-adenosyl-L-methionine-dependent tRNA 4-demethylwyosine synthase TYW1-like isoform X2, with the protein MGLRLAQQRFARGLAEAVISLCLPVEVISMGDYDPEETTGRNVCVFLVATYTDGQPTESAAWFCKGLEEAARDFRFGKTYLKGLRYAVFGLGNAVYVDHYNTLEDHKGAEEPVILPDWFLVTLAIFALLLAPFALNRV; encoded by the exons atgggtctcagactggcacagcaaag gtttgccagaggtctggctgaagccgttatCTCACTTTGcttgcctgtggaagtcatcagcatgggagattatgatccagaggag acaaccggcaggaacgtttgtgtgttcttggtagctacgtacactgacgggcagccaaccgagagtgcagcgtggttctgcaaggggttagaagaggcagcgcgtgactttcgctttgggaaaacgtatctgaaaggcctgagatacgctgtgtttggcttgggaaatgcggtttatgtcgatcattacaacact ctggaggatcacaagggtgcagaagagcctgtgattctgccagattggtttcttgttacgcttgcgatcttcgctttattattggcaccgtttgcactgaacagggtttga
- the LOC139826678 gene encoding S-adenosyl-L-methionine-dependent tRNA 4-demethylwyosine synthase TYW1-like isoform X5, with product MGLRLAQQRFARGLAEAVISLCLPVEVISMGDYDPEETTGRNVCVFLVATYTDGQPTESAAWFCKGLEEAARDFRFGKTYLKGLRYAVFGLGNAVYVDHYNTRTWSMPFVRLNRDTGGSM from the exons atgggtctcagactggcacagcaaag gtttgccagaggtctggctgaagccgttatCTCACTTTGcttgcctgtggaagtcatcagcatgggagattatgatccagaggag acaaccggcaggaacgtttgtgtgttcttggtagctacgtacactgacgggcagccaaccgagagtgcagcgtggttctgcaaggggttagaagaggcagcgcgtgactttcgctttgggaaaacgtatctgaaaggcctgagatacgctgtgtttggcttgggaaatgcggtttatgtcgatcattacaacact agaacttggtctatgccatttgtccgtctcaaccgtgacacaggaggctccatgtga
- the LOC139826678 gene encoding S-adenosyl-L-methionine-dependent tRNA 4-demethylwyosine synthase TYW1-like isoform X6 → MGLRLAQQRFARGLAEAVISLCLPVEVISMGDYDPEETTGRNVCVFLVATYTDGQPTESAAWFCKGLEEAARDFRFGKTYLKGLRYAVFGLGNAVYVDHYNTGKRKPKE, encoded by the exons atgggtctcagactggcacagcaaag gtttgccagaggtctggctgaagccgttatCTCACTTTGcttgcctgtggaagtcatcagcatgggagattatgatccagaggag acaaccggcaggaacgtttgtgtgttcttggtagctacgtacactgacgggcagccaaccgagagtgcagcgtggttctgcaaggggttagaagaggcagcgcgtgactttcgctttgggaaaacgtatctgaaaggcctgagatacgctgtgtttggcttgggaaatgcggtttatgtcgatcattacaacact ggaaagaggaagcctaaagaatag
- the LOC139826678 gene encoding uncharacterized protein isoform X1: MDQPPWRQSKDFLWVSDWHSKGLPEVWLKPLSHFACLWKSSAWEIMIQRRLLTLVDSANVSDRCSSPKISEEESEEPVCSLCITLARNAAVQPLSWELAGGSQGCRRACDSARLVSCYACDLRFIIGTVCTEQGLKNCQLS, translated from the exons atggatcagccaccctggaggcaaagtaaagattttctatgggtctcagactggcacagcaaag gtttgccagaggtctggctgaagccgttatCTCACTTTGcttgcctgtggaagtcatcagcatgggagattatgatccagaggag gcttttgacacttgtagattctgccaatgtttccgaccgctgcagctcccccaagatctctgaggaagagtccgaggagcctgtttgttctctgtgcatcactttggcaagaaatgctgcagttcagccactttcctgggaactgg ctggaggatcacaagggtgcagaagagcctgtgattctgccagattggtttcttgttacgcttgcgatcttcgctttattattggcaccgtttgcactgaacagggtttgaaaaactgccagttgtcctga
- the LOC139826675 gene encoding uncharacterized protein gives MARQLFLQPHLSPTIEKLERYEFAKIWASTSYHLSLQLALHQAVRIPGIGTFAVVRKRVALSEQDLVIVERPVFRPEKAVVQDHELRYGCKDFPGHQDFEQLPYAEIASENAVSEGTVQLYMERTTHLFHACLENRKNVAIIWRDVGMLIAEGKEIKKRFYLHFLERLNGTGKMLQALLEMPEMRDSVISRHDTAASQTSSGRVIVLPWYQLETVPKMPALIDLKGCVKGKEDAAEKRLLRRARLPPNRLPALTVKPEQGQKAEGSEPRARQLPVIQRSCLKEKEEKGKLPPLVAPREVDFIARAIERREKNKWEKKEEQLPPYIQKYLEEQEEKETELAEAEAEEEMPNVEGNGEKPKEMQRSQESSSPECSSDSSSSSVESDESSCDLLEMNMEGWEEAGEEPPSVPEDNSVPQKRYEIYSTSASARRPSQALRLARDTSSKSLLRRDERQCRPARLLTPALPSVQ, from the exons atggcaagacagctcttcttgcagcctcacctgagcccaactattgagaagctcgagcgttatg agttcgctaagatttgggccagcacatcgtatcacctcagcctgcagctggctctccaccag gctgtccgcattcccggaatcgggacttttgcggttgtcagaaagcgagtagccctcagcgagcaggatctggtgatcgtggagagacccgtgtttcgacctgaaaaggctgttgtgcaggaccatgagctccgctatggttgcaaagacttccctg gccatcaagatttcgaacaactgccgtatgctgagatagcctcagagaacgctgtctctgagggcaccgtgcagctctacatggaaaggaccacgcaccttttccatgcctgcctagagaacaggaagaacgttgccatcatctggagggacgtgggcatgctgattgccgagggaaaagagataaaaaagagattttacttacactttttggaaaggctgaatggcactggcaagatgctgcaagctcttctcgag atgccggagatgagggactcagtcatctcacgccatgacaccgctgcttcccagacctcctctggacgtgttatcgtcctgccatg gtaccaacttgagaccgtgccgaaaatgccagcgctgatagacctgaaaggatgtgtgaagggaaaag aggatgctgccgagaagcgcctcctccgtcgagcaaggcttcctccaaatcggttacctgccctgactgtgaagccggagcagggtcagaaagctgaggggagtgagcctcgcgccag gcagctaccggtcatccagaggagctgcttgaaggaaaaggaggagaaaggaaagctaccgcctctggttgcacccagagaagtggacttcatagccagagccattgagaggagagaaaag aataaatgggagaagaaggaggagcagcttccaccgtatatccagaaatacctggaagaacaggaagagaaggaaacagagctggcagaggccgaggcagaagaggagatgcccaatgtggaaggaaatggagaaaagccaaaggagatgcagaggagccag gaatccagctcccccgagtgctcctcagacagctcctcgagcagcgtggagtcagacgagtccagctgtgacctgctggagatgaacatggagggctgggaagaggccggagaagagccccccagcgtccctgaggacaacagcgtcccccagaagcggtacgagatctactccacgtcggccagtgccaggagaccgtctcaggcgctgaggctcgcgagagacacgtccagcaagagcctcctccggcgtgacgagcgccagtgccggccagccaggctgctgacaccagctctcccttctgttcagtaa
- the LOC139826678 gene encoding uncharacterized protein isoform X7, whose protein sequence is MDQPPWRQSKDFLWVSDWHSKGLPEVWLKPLSHFACLWKSSAWEIMIQRRLLTLVDSANVSDRCSSPKISEEESEEPVCSLCITLARNAAVQPLSWELDYLLVS, encoded by the exons atggatcagccaccctggaggcaaagtaaagattttctatgggtctcagactggcacagcaaag gtttgccagaggtctggctgaagccgttatCTCACTTTGcttgcctgtggaagtcatcagcatgggagattatgatccagaggag gcttttgacacttgtagattctgccaatgtttccgaccgctgcagctcccccaagatctctgaggaagagtccgaggagcctgtttgttctctgtgcatcactttggcaagaaatgctgcagttcagccactttcctgggaactgg attatttgctggtttcttga
- the LOC139826678 gene encoding uncharacterized protein isoform X3 produces MGGRNNREGREPVRTVGDLDVSMDTWNFFYTSLVSLWLHRLYVDSVVAVGEAWNDLTTLEVIRKFLQLLQGRRSIPCIIGISIWIIVQFLTTKTRKKGEKSNGNPASSEGIEDKLVNGSATLEAK; encoded by the exons atgggggggaggaataaccgtgagggacgtgaacctgtgaggactgtggggg atctagatgtctcaatggatacgtggaacttcttctatacttccctggtgtccttatggctgcacagactttacgttgattctgttgttgctgttggtgaggcgtggaatgaccttacaacccttgaggttataaggaag tttctacaacttctccaggggagaaggtcaattccctgtatcattgggatcagcatttggatcatcgttcagttcctcaccaccaaaaccagaaagaag ggtgaaaaatccaatgggaatccagcttcttctgaaggaatagaagacaaactcgtaaatggatcagccaccctggaggcaaagtaa